Proteins encoded within one genomic window of Eublepharis macularius isolate TG4126 chromosome 10, MPM_Emac_v1.0, whole genome shotgun sequence:
- the LOC129336815 gene encoding uncharacterized protein LOC129336815 — MDMTDPEDENAADDPDLTQIEEFPEVTGQGAEDPQGDLNNPPAVEQPQVPTAQLSPATRLEKARTRTRRVSVLTNVAERMLSQAQREEQNNRKERGEILEATSHWRAAMESETRWHEDIIREAREDRRAFIEAQSQNMEGLNRAVGALSSLTELFVREQRAGPVAETSQNANSKTRDNDHEKAPLRKRARIIKKRERYDPSL, encoded by the exons ATGGACATGACCGATCCAGAGGATGAAAATGCCGCAGACG ATCCAGATTTAACTCAGATAGAGGAGTTCCCGGAGGTGACAGGACAGGGTGCAGAGGATCCGCAAG GAGATCTGAACAATCCACCAGCAGTGGAACAACCGCAGGTCCCCACGGCACAACTGTCTCCTGCTACACGCTTAGAAAAGGCGCGCACCAGAACCAGGCGCGTCTCTGTCCTCACCAACGTTGCAGAGAGAATGCTATCTCAGGCACAGAGGGAGGaacaaaacaacagaaaggaACGTGGAGAAATTCTGGAGGCAACCAGCCATTGGCGTGCAGCCATGGAATCAGAGACAAGATGGCACGAGGACATTATCAGGGAGGCAAGAGAGGATCGTAGGGCTTTTATTGAGGCACAGTCACAAAATATGGAGGGGCTTAATAGGGCTGTCGGTGCCCTCAGCTCCTTGACTGAACTCTTTgtcagggagcaaagagcaggcccGGTTGCAGAAACttcccaaaatgccaacagcaaaacaCGCGATAACGATCATGAGAAGGCACCACTAAGAAAAAGGGCTCGGatcattaaaaagagagaaagatatgATCCATCCCTCTGA
- the LOC129336503 gene encoding putative nuclease HARBI1 produces the protein MNRARFLAVAGIRVPRRYWIYPRSRDWWDNFVTAIWDDQLWIENFRMTRETFNELVHSIGHRLSRQRTRLRNPISVEMRVAIALWYLANCSTYRQCMNQFGVGISTVAGIVLEVCLAIELELLSRVVCLGPDVARIMSGFQKLGFPHCIGAVDGTHVAICKFKGRGREYINRKKFNSILIQGTVDHTGRFIDAEVGWSGRNHDAFVFVNSAICTAMDAGVFVPGNPSLTIEGVTVPPLIISDAAYPMRRWLMKPFNRPHTPAEAYFDRCLTRARTIVERCFGRLKGRWRCLRSQLMVAEENVTCIATACVVLHNICELKGHGIPEDDSPVRPVEVDEESLELPVGDRRHREEGKLVRDALARHMFRNREI, from the exons GGACTGGTGGGACAATTTCGTCACTGCCATATGGGATGACCAGCTGTGGATTGAAAATTTTCGTATGACCAGGGAGACTTTCAATGAATTGGTTCATTCCATAGGGCACCGTCTTTCCCGTCAGCGCACCAGACTTCGCAATCCAATCTCTGTGGAGATGAGAGTCGCCATAGCACTTTGGTATCTTGCCAACTGTTCGACTTACCGTCAATGCATGAACCAATTCGGAGTGGGTATTTCAACAGTGGCAGGAATCGTCTTGGAGGTCTGCTTGGCGATAGAATTGGAGCTACTCAGTAGAGTCGTGTGCCTTGGACCTGATGTGGCGAGG ATTATGTCTGGATTTCAGAAACTTGGCTTTCCTCATTGCATTGGTGCAGTTGATGGCACCcatgttgccatttgcaaatttaaAGGCCGTGGACGGGAGTACATCAACCGCAAGAAATTCAATTCCATTCTCATCCAGGGCACGGTGGACCATACTGGAAGATTCATtgatgcagaggttggctggagtGGGCGGAACCATGACGCCTTTGTTTTTGTGAATTCTGCAATTTGTACGGCAATGGATGCGGGGGTGTTTGTGCCAGGCAACCCCAGTCTTACAATAGAGGGTGTAACCGTGCCACCACTCATCATATCTGATGCAGCCTACCCCATGAGAAGGTGGCTGATGAAGCCCTTCAATAGGCCCCACACTCCCGCAGAAGCATACTTTGACCGCTGCCTCACCAGAGCTAGGACCATAGTGGAAAGATGTTTCGGACGTTTGAAGGGGCGCTGGAGGTGTTTGAGGTCACAGCTTATGGTTGCGGAGGAGAATGTGACCTGCATAGCTACCGCGTGTGTGGTGCTACATAACATTTGTGAATTGAAAGGTCATGGCATTCCAGAGGATGATTCTCCCGTGAGGCCTGTGGAGGTGGATGAGGAATCTCTTGAACTCCCTGTGGGAGACAGAAGGCACCGGGAGGAGGGGAAGTTGGTGCGCGATGCCCTTGCACGCCACATGTTTCGAAACAGAGAAATCTAA